Proteins encoded together in one Oceanobacillus iheyensis HTE831 window:
- a CDS encoding PTS fructose transporter subunit IIABC, translating into MDVIDLLRKDIMIMDLKSTDKQSVIEEMIHNLHKYKVINDMDTFKEAILNREAQSSTGLGDGIAMPHAKTSSVNEPAVLFAKSNQGIEYDSLDGQPAHLFFMIAVPDDSNDTHLQTLASLSKLLMESTFVEKLNATSTPEEVQQLFVSESVEDTPKEELQADTSQNGSNERPFIVAVTACPTGIAHTFMAEDALKKQAKEMNIDIKVETNGSDGAKNQLTSDDIQRANAVIIAASKKVEMERFNGKHVIERPVSDGIKKTEELLTKAIHQDAPIYQGASSSNNSEHEDNQSTSLWGKIYKDLMNGISHMLPFVIGGGIIMAISFLFESVLGSESEIFSFLNDLGGNAFNLLIPILAGYIAMSIADRPGLMPGMVAGLLAFNSDAGFIGGLVGGFLAGYIVVGLKYVFKGIPRSLDGIKPILLYPVFGLFFTGLLMYFIIGPIFSGLNGIMVEFLQGLGTGNAVILGALLGGMMAIDMGGPFNKAAYTFSIGIFTSTGDGSLMAAVMAGGMVPPLAIAVATTLFKNKFDEAERKSGVTNYVMGLSFITEGAIPFAAADPLRVIGSSVIGAAIAGGLTQLWNSSIPAPHGGLFVIPLAEGPLFFLLSLLIGTIITALILGFWRKPVTK; encoded by the coding sequence ATGGACGTAATTGATTTATTACGCAAAGATATTATGATTATGGATTTGAAATCGACGGATAAGCAATCTGTTATCGAAGAGATGATCCATAATCTTCATAAATATAAAGTTATTAATGATATGGATACATTTAAAGAAGCAATTCTTAACCGTGAAGCTCAATCTTCAACAGGACTTGGTGATGGGATTGCTATGCCACACGCCAAAACAAGTTCAGTGAACGAACCTGCTGTATTGTTTGCTAAAAGTAATCAAGGAATCGAATATGACTCATTAGATGGACAACCAGCTCACCTATTTTTTATGATTGCTGTTCCTGATGACAGTAATGATACACATCTACAGACACTTGCTTCTTTATCCAAACTTTTAATGGAATCAACATTTGTCGAGAAATTAAATGCAACTTCTACTCCAGAAGAGGTGCAGCAACTATTTGTGAGTGAGTCTGTAGAAGATACTCCCAAAGAGGAGTTACAAGCTGACACTTCTCAAAACGGTTCAAATGAACGACCATTTATTGTAGCAGTAACTGCTTGTCCAACAGGTATCGCTCATACATTTATGGCAGAGGATGCATTAAAAAAACAAGCAAAAGAAATGAATATTGATATTAAAGTGGAGACGAACGGTTCGGACGGAGCCAAAAATCAATTGACTTCGGATGATATTCAACGTGCAAATGCAGTTATTATCGCTGCCAGTAAAAAAGTGGAAATGGAACGATTTAATGGCAAGCATGTCATTGAACGCCCAGTAAGTGACGGTATAAAGAAAACGGAAGAACTTTTAACCAAAGCAATTCATCAAGATGCACCAATATATCAGGGCGCATCTTCATCCAATAATAGTGAACATGAAGACAATCAATCTACTTCTTTATGGGGAAAAATTTATAAAGATTTAATGAACGGTATTTCTCATATGCTACCATTCGTTATTGGTGGCGGAATTATCATGGCCATCTCTTTCTTATTCGAAAGTGTTCTAGGTTCAGAAAGTGAAATATTTAGTTTCCTGAATGATCTTGGAGGCAATGCTTTTAATCTTCTTATACCGATTTTAGCAGGTTATATTGCGATGAGTATTGCTGACCGGCCTGGTCTAATGCCTGGTATGGTAGCTGGACTATTAGCATTTAATAGTGATGCTGGATTTATCGGTGGACTAGTTGGTGGTTTCCTTGCAGGTTATATTGTCGTTGGACTGAAATATGTATTCAAAGGCATTCCTCGGTCTCTTGATGGAATAAAACCAATTCTATTGTATCCTGTATTTGGTCTATTCTTCACAGGATTACTTATGTACTTTATCATTGGACCGATCTTCTCTGGTTTAAATGGGATAATGGTTGAATTCTTACAAGGGTTAGGGACTGGAAATGCAGTAATTCTAGGCGCATTACTTGGTGGAATGATGGCTATCGATATGGGTGGTCCATTTAACAAAGCTGCATACACATTTTCTATTGGTATATTTACAAGTACTGGTGATGGTAGTCTTATGGCCGCTGTCATGGCTGGTGGTATGGTACCACCACTAGCGATCGCAGTTGCTACCACGTTGTTCAAAAATAAATTTGATGAAGCAGAACGTAAATCGGGTGTTACAAACTATGTAATGGGGCTTTCCTTCATTACAGAAGGTGCAATTCCATTTGCAGCTGCAGATCCACTACGTGTCATTGGTTCCTCTGTGATAGGTGCCGCAATCGCTGGTGGACTTACGCAGTTATGGAATAGTTCCATCCCAGCACCACACGGAGGACTTTTCGTCATACCATTAGCAGAAGGACCTCTGTTCTTCTTGCTATCCTTATTGATCGGTACAATCATTACCGCTTTAATTTTAGGATTTTGGAGAAAACCTGTTACAAAATAA
- a CDS encoding sensor histidine kinase produces MIFSYLKERISWIILFIVLQVITLIVGYMDMTIPMKSIYYIVFIQFVIGIIFLCIRYRKETKFYKELMEWKPVIDLIDMPEGDTIFSKIVTRALEDQSQIYRKEYTQLQLDVQREKDDLLVWIHEVKTPLTTMQLMLERVEGKELRAQLSYEWLRIHLLLDQQLHQRRIPFMKNDLYIENVDLQSIINEEIRTLRSWCMQKGIGFQIELNVTQILSDAKWLHFILRQIITNAVKYSENNDITIESLVINNQHTLQISDKGRGISAKDLPRIFEKGFTSTKEHFDQGSSGMGLYLAVQAADSLGIRIEVTSEWSRGTCFQLIFPKKNELLHLTSM; encoded by the coding sequence ATGATTTTCAGTTATTTGAAAGAAAGAATTAGTTGGATTATATTGTTTATAGTACTACAAGTAATCACCTTAATCGTTGGATACATGGATATGACGATACCAATGAAGTCCATTTACTATATTGTGTTTATCCAATTTGTTATTGGTATTATTTTCTTATGTATACGTTATAGGAAAGAAACTAAGTTTTATAAAGAGTTAATGGAATGGAAGCCAGTGATAGATTTAATAGATATGCCTGAAGGAGACACAATATTTTCTAAAATTGTAACTAGAGCATTAGAGGATCAATCTCAGATTTACCGCAAAGAATATACGCAGCTTCAGTTAGATGTACAACGAGAAAAAGATGATCTCCTTGTGTGGATACATGAAGTAAAAACGCCATTAACTACGATGCAGTTAATGTTAGAACGGGTAGAGGGGAAAGAACTGCGTGCCCAATTGTCCTATGAATGGCTTCGTATTCATTTGTTATTAGATCAACAACTTCATCAACGAAGAATTCCTTTTATGAAAAATGACTTGTATATAGAAAATGTAGATTTGCAATCTATCATTAACGAAGAAATTAGAACATTACGTTCTTGGTGTATGCAGAAAGGGATAGGCTTTCAAATTGAACTAAATGTCACTCAGATTCTTTCGGATGCGAAGTGGCTGCATTTTATACTCCGTCAAATTATCACCAACGCTGTTAAGTATAGTGAAAACAATGACATAACGATTGAAAGTTTAGTCATTAACAATCAACATACACTTCAAATATCAGACAAGGGGCGGGGAATCTCTGCTAAAGATTTACCTCGTATTTTTGAGAAAGGTTTTACATCAACCAAGGAACATTTTGATCAAGGTTCCTCAGGCATGGGTTTATACTTGGCGGTACAAGCAGCCGATTCATTAGGCATTCGAATAGAAGTTACTTCAGAATGGAGTAGAGGGACTTGTTTTCAGTTGATTTTCCCAAAAAAGAATGAATTATTACATCTAACAAGCATGTGA
- a CDS encoding FtsX-like permease family protein produces MTIRRLIFTNLKKSAKNYYLYLFALTFCIALYFSFVTLQYDPAMNEVEGSIKGAAAIRAASVMLIIIVGVFLIYANNLFIKRRSKEIGLLQLVGFTKGKIFQVISIENIIMYIIALITGIFIGFISSRLMMMILIRLMGLNEVAELNYSSQAVIQTLLVFLGIYIVIMIVSALFIHRQRLINLFQLQSSSELKSKKISKWQLFTGILGIVAILFGYYMSSKLFDGDFVTINSLFAVMLVILASVIIGTYLFYKGSVSFIFYLVRKKNNGYLTINKVLSLSSIMFRMRSNSLLLTVITTISALAIGFLSLTYISYYSIEKQAENTNPDHFSIPSFEEAEEFYIALEDNDIAYKTTEMELYEVGADLSNIINGPSDNNVFRPDDTTMIVISDDHVTDVDVKQKESIFINVQGVLEEFMQLDEEGEFTLFTDTQNITLDYIGGKEESIVPFSYTNGGFPLAVVDSSVYEQLIKGFEHEGTSNYEEYAGIDIENQRELEEANDLYHSIYSEGDPDYGSYLQSIQSRKYTMGMIMFIVGFLGLTFLITSGCILYIKQMDESEDEKRNYTILRKIGFTRNDLQGGIRIKQLFNFGIPLVVGICHSYFAVRSGWFFFGTELWTPMIVVILIYTLLYSLFGILSISYYKKVIKASL; encoded by the coding sequence ATGACTATTAGAAGGCTTATTTTTACAAATTTAAAAAAGAGCGCCAAAAATTATTATTTATATTTATTTGCGCTGACATTTTGTATTGCATTATATTTTTCATTTGTTACATTGCAATATGACCCAGCGATGAATGAAGTAGAAGGTTCTATCAAAGGAGCTGCAGCAATACGGGCAGCATCAGTCATGTTAATTATTATTGTAGGTGTATTTTTAATCTACGCAAATAATCTATTTATTAAGCGTCGTAGTAAAGAAATTGGTCTACTTCAATTAGTAGGTTTTACAAAAGGAAAAATCTTTCAGGTTATTAGTATTGAAAATATAATTATGTATATCATAGCTTTGATCACAGGTATTTTCATAGGATTTATTTCTTCGAGGCTTATGATGATGATTCTAATTCGGTTAATGGGTTTAAATGAAGTGGCTGAATTAAATTATTCTAGTCAAGCAGTAATACAGACACTTCTGGTTTTCCTGGGTATTTATATTGTTATTATGATAGTAAGTGCTTTATTTATTCACAGACAACGGTTAATCAACTTATTCCAACTTCAATCTTCTTCTGAGTTGAAAAGTAAGAAGATATCAAAATGGCAATTATTCACTGGAATATTAGGTATTGTCGCTATCTTGTTTGGATATTATATGTCTTCTAAATTATTTGATGGAGATTTTGTGACTATAAATAGTTTGTTTGCTGTGATGCTCGTTATATTGGCCTCCGTCATTATTGGTACGTATTTATTTTACAAGGGATCAGTAAGTTTTATTTTCTATTTGGTAAGAAAGAAAAATAATGGATATCTAACTATTAATAAAGTACTTTCATTATCGTCTATTATGTTTCGAATGCGTTCAAACTCTCTCTTATTAACGGTAATAACAACAATATCAGCTTTAGCAATCGGATTTTTATCTTTAACATATATATCTTATTATTCTATAGAAAAACAAGCGGAGAATACAAATCCCGATCATTTTTCTATTCCAAGCTTTGAGGAGGCAGAGGAATTTTATATTGCACTAGAAGATAATGATATTGCCTATAAAACTACAGAAATGGAATTATATGAAGTTGGTGCAGATTTAAGTAACATAATAAATGGACCATCAGATAATAACGTTTTCAGACCGGATGATACGACAATGATTGTAATTAGTGATGATCATGTGACTGATGTTGATGTAAAACAAAAAGAATCTATATTTATAAATGTACAAGGTGTTTTGGAGGAATTCATGCAATTGGATGAAGAGGGAGAATTTACGCTCTTCACTGATACTCAAAATATTACATTAGACTATATAGGAGGAAAAGAAGAAAGTATTGTTCCATTTTCATATACCAATGGCGGGTTTCCGTTAGCTGTTGTAGATTCCTCTGTCTACGAACAATTAATAAAAGGCTTCGAACATGAGGGAACTTCAAATTATGAGGAGTATGCAGGAATTGATATTGAAAATCAAAGGGAACTAGAAGAAGCAAATGATCTTTATCATTCGATTTATAGTGAAGGTGATCCAGATTATGGTTCATACCTACAATCTATTCAATCTCGAAAATATACAATGGGAATGATTATGTTTATCGTAGGATTTTTAGGTTTAACCTTCCTTATTACTTCAGGATGTATTCTTTATATTAAACAGATGGATGAGTCGGAAGATGAAAAAAGAAACTATACCATTCTACGGAAAATAGGATTTACTCGTAATGACCTACAGGGAGGTATACGGATAAAACAATTATTTAATTTCGGCATACCTTTAGTTGTTGGTATTTGTCATAGTTATTTTGCTGTTAGATCTGGATGGTTCTTCTTTGGTACAGAACTTTGGACACCAATGATTGTTGTCATATTAATTTATACACTTCTATATTCCTTGTTTGGAATATTATCTATCTCTTATTATAAAAAAGTAATCAAAGCATCACTTTAA
- a CDS encoding response regulator transcription factor: MSMAPTTNGQAYHFNSSTLTQITNLAIYVKTPVELFHMTEEELKKTDFLIVLIKDHKDSEQLIKEYNPLPTSVAIVISDIDMAHVTRLFEMEFDGYFYHSMLEKDIISGIEFIKNGYTYVYPELAKLLHEEYVRIANTLQARPEGLLTDREWDILIEIAKGNNNDQIALNLEISDKTVKNHVTTILRKLDVNDRTNAMLLAFRKGWI; this comes from the coding sequence ATGAGTATGGCACCTACTACAAATGGACAAGCTTACCATTTTAATTCTTCAACATTAACTCAAATAACGAATTTAGCTATATATGTTAAAACCCCAGTTGAATTATTTCATATGACAGAAGAAGAGCTTAAAAAAACCGACTTTTTAATCGTATTGATTAAAGACCATAAAGATAGTGAACAACTGATTAAAGAATATAACCCACTTCCTACATCTGTTGCTATTGTCATTTCGGATATTGATATGGCTCACGTAACACGATTGTTTGAAATGGAATTTGACGGATACTTTTACCATTCCATGTTGGAAAAGGATATCATATCTGGCATTGAATTTATTAAGAACGGGTATACCTACGTATATCCTGAACTTGCAAAACTTCTCCATGAAGAATATGTCCGTATCGCCAATACTCTACAAGCACGACCAGAAGGCTTACTCACAGACAGAGAATGGGACATATTAATTGAAATTGCAAAAGGTAATAACAACGACCAGATCGCTTTAAATCTAGAAATATCAGATAAGACAGTTAAAAATCACGTTACTACGATTCTTCGTAAACTGGATGTAAACGACCGTACGAATGCTATGCTGTTAGCATTTCGCAAAGGATGGATATAA
- a CDS encoding response regulator transcription factor, with protein sequence MFRVLIIEDDQTLLSELISQLSQWDYETYGMEDFNLVMERYNEIQPDLIIIDIQLPKYDGFHWCRTIRSHSDVPIIFLSSRDHPMDMVMAMQLGADDYVQKPFHFEVLLAKIQAILRRTYRYSQTTNVDIKIWNQATINFSKCDIQYKGGSVELSKNESSILRILVDQKNQIVSRDELIRALWDDERFISDNTLTVNVNRLRKSLDDIGLGKFIETRVGQGYIAIEE encoded by the coding sequence TTGTTTCGAGTTCTTATAATTGAAGATGATCAAACATTGTTAAGTGAGTTAATCAGCCAGTTAAGTCAATGGGATTATGAAACCTATGGAATGGAAGATTTTAATTTAGTAATGGAGCGTTATAATGAAATTCAACCTGATTTGATTATTATAGATATTCAACTTCCAAAATATGATGGTTTCCATTGGTGTAGAACGATACGATCTCACTCTGATGTACCAATCATTTTTCTATCTAGTAGAGACCATCCCATGGATATGGTAATGGCGATGCAACTTGGTGCAGATGATTACGTTCAAAAACCATTTCATTTTGAAGTACTACTTGCTAAAATCCAAGCAATTCTTCGCAGAACTTATCGTTATAGTCAAACTACAAACGTTGATATAAAAATTTGGAATCAAGCTACCATTAACTTTAGTAAATGTGATATTCAATATAAGGGTGGTAGTGTTGAGTTAAGTAAAAATGAAAGTAGTATTCTTCGCATTTTAGTAGATCAAAAAAATCAGATTGTTTCTCGAGATGAACTAATTCGAGCATTGTGGGATGATGAGCGATTTATTAGTGATAATACACTTACTGTAAATGTAAATAGACTTCGTAAAAGCCTTGACGACATAGGACTTGGGAAATTTATTGAAACGAGGGTTGGCCAAGGTTACATAGCGATAGAGGAGTAA
- the pfkB gene encoding 1-phosphofructokinase produces MIYTITLNPSIDFIVPVDQLKLGKLNYMNDEYKVPGGKGINVSRILQELTTSSTALGFIGGFTGNFIIDFLEKRNLKTDFISISEDTRINIKLKSSSETEINGRGPSISSDESSKLLSQLEKITANDFVVLSGSKPPSLPADFYEKVIKKVTETGARFAIDTTGDALMQSLAYQPLVIKPNQHELEDLFGVTISTNEDVIKYGKKLLKKGAQHVIVSMGADGAILITNNGVYKGTSPSGTLRNSVGAGDSMIAGFLSIYLTSQNVLEAFKMSIAAGSATAFSHDLATRNKIDNLLSEIEITTL; encoded by the coding sequence ATGATTTACACAATAACTCTTAATCCATCGATTGACTTCATTGTACCTGTCGATCAACTGAAACTTGGAAAGCTAAACTACATGAACGATGAGTATAAAGTACCTGGTGGCAAGGGAATTAACGTTTCCCGTATCTTACAAGAACTCACAACCTCCTCCACCGCATTAGGATTCATTGGTGGTTTTACTGGAAATTTTATTATTGATTTTCTAGAAAAAAGAAATCTTAAAACGGATTTTATATCTATAAGCGAAGATACAAGAATCAATATTAAATTGAAATCAAGTAGTGAGACTGAAATTAATGGCCGAGGACCCTCTATCTCTAGTGATGAGTCATCCAAACTTCTTTCACAATTAGAAAAAATAACTGCAAATGATTTTGTAGTTTTGTCTGGAAGTAAACCACCTTCGTTACCAGCTGATTTCTATGAAAAGGTTATCAAAAAAGTAACAGAAACTGGTGCCAGATTTGCCATAGATACTACTGGAGATGCATTAATGCAATCACTTGCTTATCAGCCATTAGTTATTAAACCAAATCAACATGAGCTAGAGGATTTATTTGGGGTAACTATTTCCACTAATGAAGATGTCATTAAATACGGAAAGAAACTTCTAAAAAAAGGAGCACAGCATGTCATTGTTTCTATGGGTGCTGATGGAGCTATTTTGATAACGAATAACGGAGTTTATAAAGGTACTTCTCCAAGTGGGACATTACGTAATTCTGTCGGAGCTGGAGACTCTATGATTGCTGGTTTTCTTAGCATTTACTTAACTAGTCAGAACGTACTTGAGGCATTCAAAATGAGTATTGCTGCAGGAAGTGCCACTGCTTTTTCTCATGATCTAGCAACCAGAAATAAAATTGATAACTTACTTTCAGAAATTGAAATAACGACATTATAA
- a CDS encoding DUF2187 family protein, translating into MEQENTEPVKQEDMAEVGETIDIVRGEHKGNKAKVLIVRENSVIVNIGNHPSTGEPIKTVVNHKNYKRKK; encoded by the coding sequence ATGGAACAAGAAAACACAGAACCAGTAAAACAAGAAGATATGGCAGAAGTTGGAGAAACAATTGATATCGTTCGAGGAGAACACAAAGGCAATAAAGCTAAGGTCTTGATTGTTAGAGAAAACTCTGTAATTGTTAATATCGGTAATCATCCTTCAACAGGAGAACCTATAAAGACAGTTGTAAATCACAAGAACTATAAAAGGAAAAAATAA
- a CDS encoding SLAP domain-containing protein, whose protein sequence is MPQTLTFEPSWDKALPEQDRLKIKQTFAQIDHDTSEPSITFTPLWQAKNYKGELLVTVIINNYSEKELTFDQTSIHYIERGQILATHFFTLKTVIIPPKTSMPWAFIFPVKNISQQATFDNGFLRLV, encoded by the coding sequence ATGCCACAAACATTGACATTTGAACCCTCATGGGATAAAGCTCTACCTGAACAAGATCGACTAAAGATAAAACAAACTTTCGCGCAAATAGATCATGATACTAGTGAACCGTCCATCACTTTCACACCCCTTTGGCAAGCCAAAAATTACAAAGGAGAATTGCTAGTAACCGTAATTATTAATAACTATAGCGAGAAAGAGTTAACATTTGATCAAACGTCAATTCATTATATCGAAAGAGGTCAAATACTTGCTACCCATTTCTTTACTCTAAAGACAGTAATTATTCCTCCTAAGACAAGCATGCCATGGGCTTTCATTTTCCCAGTGAAAAACATCAGCCAGCAAGCTACATTTGATAATGGATTTCTTAGGTTAGTATAA
- a CDS encoding ABC transporter ATP-binding protein, with protein MSILQAQQIYKSYGNKFNRQEVLKGIDLTVDKREFVGIMGASGSGKTTLLNVLSSIDKVSQGKIQIEGKEFTSMKDKQIAEFRKQHLGFIFQEYNLLDTLTVKENILLPLTVQKISNKDAQIRFQQVAQELEIFDIRDKYPNEISGGQKQRTSAARAFIHNPSMIFADEPTGALDSKAASNLLNRLVDLNEKRASTIVMVTHDPLAASYCSRVIFIKDGRIYSQLNKGDETRKSFFDDIIKTQGVLGGVHHDY; from the coding sequence ATGAGTATATTGCAAGCTCAGCAAATTTATAAGAGCTACGGAAATAAATTCAATCGTCAAGAGGTGTTAAAAGGAATTGACTTAACAGTAGATAAGAGAGAGTTTGTAGGAATCATGGGGGCATCAGGATCTGGAAAAACCACTTTACTTAACGTACTATCTTCTATCGATAAAGTGAGTCAAGGAAAAATTCAAATTGAAGGAAAAGAATTTACAAGTATGAAAGATAAGCAGATTGCTGAATTTAGAAAGCAACATCTAGGGTTTATTTTTCAAGAATATAATCTACTTGATACATTAACGGTTAAAGAAAATATCTTATTACCATTAACTGTACAAAAAATATCTAACAAGGATGCCCAAATAAGATTTCAACAGGTTGCACAGGAATTAGAAATTTTTGATATTCGGGATAAGTATCCGAATGAAATTTCTGGAGGACAAAAACAGCGTACCTCAGCTGCTCGAGCATTTATTCACAATCCTAGTATGATATTTGCTGACGAACCAACAGGAGCATTAGATTCGAAAGCAGCTTCAAATTTACTTAATCGACTAGTGGATTTAAATGAGAAAAGAGCATCTACGATTGTCATGGTGACACATGATCCACTAGCAGCTAGTTACTGTAGTAGGGTTATTTTTATAAAAGATGGAAGAATATACTCTCAATTAAATAAAGGTGATGAGACGCGTAAATCTTTTTTTGATGACATTATAAAAACTCAAGGCGTGTTAGGTGGCGTACATCATGACTATTAG